The following nucleotide sequence is from Falsibacillus albus.
AAAAAAGTACTGGTGATGGCGACTTCTGCAGATTATCCGCCATTTGAATATGTCGATACAGCAAAAAGTGATAAAATCGTCGGCTTTGACATTGATTTGGCAAATGCTCTTGCAAAGAAACTAGGCTATAAGATCAAAGTGGAGGATAAAGACTTCAGCGGGTTGATCACGGCTCTTAAAACAAAGCAGGCCGATTTGGTTCTTTCAGGAATGACGCCAACTGAAAAACGCAAAAAGAACGTGGATTTCAGTGATGTATATTATGAGGCAAATGATATGCTCATCACGAAAAAAGACAGCAACATTAAAAGTGTAGAAGATTTAAAGGGTGGTAAAGTAGGAGCTCAATTAGGTTCTATCCAAGAGGATGCTGCCAAGGATTTACAGAAAAAAGTAAACGTACAAGTTGAAACAAGGAACCGAATCCCAGAGCTTGTGCAGGATGTGGTGAATGGACGATTCCAGGGTGCGATCATTGAAGATACAGTTGCAAAGGGGTACCTTAAGAAGGACAAGCAATTAACCGGGATGACACTTGGTTCAAAAGATGATGAAAAAGGCTCTGCCATCGCATTTCCTAAAGGAAGCCCAATCAAAGATAAATTCAATAAAGCTCTTAAAGAAATGAAAGACAATGGTGAGCTCGATAAATTGGTCGTCAAATGGTTTGGTGGAGAACAAAAATAATAAATTGGGGACGTTCAGTTTTCAACGATTGAACGTCTTCGCTATTTATCGGTGGAACGAATGCCAAAAATGAGAAAGGTTGGTGACCCATGACATTGGATTTTCAACAGCTTATTCCTTCCATTCCATTTATATTGAAAGGGATAGGCGTTACCTTAAAAATAGTATTATTGGCAGGGGTCTTGGGGTTCTTGCTCGGAATTATATTAGCTTTATTCAAAATCAGCAAATTGAAAGTATTGGCAGTAATTGCGGATGTTTATACATCGATTTTCAGGGGGACGCCGCTCGTACTCCAATTGATGCTCATATTTTATGGCTCTCCTCAAATTATCGGAAGCCAAGTTGAACCCTATACGGCAGCGGTCCTGTCATTTGCATTGAACTCTGCTGCGTATATATCCGAAATCATCCGCGCCGGAATCCTTGCTGTGGACAAGGGTCAGCAGGAGGCAGCCTCTGCATTGGGGATTTCATACAAACAAATGATGAAGGACATCATCCTGCCGCAGGCACTGAAAAATATCCTGCCGGCACTCATGAATGAATTCATCACTCTAACGAAGGAATCTGCCATTGTTACGGTCATTGGCGTGACTGATATCATGAGAAGATCTTATATGGTCGGGAGTGATTTATACTCTTTCTTCGAGCCATTGCTGTTTGCAGGATTGATCTATTATCTTCTCGTCATCATTTTAACCATACTAGGTAAAGCAGTAGAGAGGAGGATGAGACTCAGTGATTAAAGTCCAAGGATTGACGAAATCATTTGGAAAAAACGAAGTATTAAAAGATATAGATGTCACCATCCAAGATGGCGAAGTGGTCGCGGTCATCGGCCCTTCCGGATCGGGAAAGTCCACATTCCTTCGCTGCCTGAATCTATTGGAATCCGCATCGGGCGGGGAAATATGGGTGCATGAAGAGAAGATTACCGACAAAAAAGTAGACAGCCAAATGTTGAGGAAAGATATCGGCATGGTTTTTCAGCATTTTCATCTTTTTCCCCATATGACCGTATTGGAGAATATCACTTATGCCCCGATCAAGGTAAAGGGATTGAAAAAAGAGGAAGCCGCCGTGCTGGCCAAGGATCTGTTGACGAAGGTTGGTCTCATCGAAAAAGCGGAGGAATATCCAAATCGCCTTTCAGGTGGACAAAAACAAAGGGTTGCGATTGCGAGGGCACTGGCGATGAACCCTCGTATCATGCTTTTTGATGAGCCGACTTCCGCCCTTGATCCAGAAATGGTCAAAGAAGTATTGGAGGTAATGAAGTCGTTGGCTCATACCGGAATGACGATGGTAATCGTCACGCACGAAATGGGCTTTGCCAAAGAGGTTGCGGATCGCGTGTTGTTTTTGGATCAAGGCAAATTAGTGGAGGATGCTGCTCCGTCAGAATTTTTCAGCCAGCCAAAATCACAGCGTGCGCAGGATTTCTTGCAAAAAGTACTGTAAACATATTATTCTTAATGAGAAAAGATGGTCATTTCGATCATCTTTTCTCATTGTTACATACTTTTTTATTAGGAGAAGGTCCATGTTTCGTATAGGATACAGAACGATCAAAACCGCCATTGGGACGGTGGCAGCCATTATGCTCGCGCAGTGGTTCGATTTGCATAATTTCGTCTCAGCAGGAATCATCACCATTTTATGTATACAGGTAACAAAGAAGCAGTCTCTTCAAGCCGCATGGAGCAGGTTCCTGGCTTGCATGCTGGCGATGGTTTTTTCGTCTGTCTTTTTCGAAGTTTTGAGCTATCAGCCAATTGTCATCGGACTATTATTGCTGCTCTTCATCCCGACTACCGTGATGATCAAGGCAAAAGAGGGAATTGTCACGAGCATCGTCATCATCCTTCATATTTATTCTGCTGGTCAAGTCACGATCCATTCCCTGTTGAATGAATTTTTCATCATCATCATCGGCATCGGCGTCGCATTGATCATGAATCTATATATGCCAAGCGCAGAGAATAAACTGATGGAATATCAAGAAGAACTAGAGAAAAAGTTCCAAATCATGTTTTCTGAAATCATCAGGTATTTGCGTACGCATCAATTTGATTGGGATGGGAAAGAAATTACGGAAACGGCTAAGCTTTTGGACGAGGCAAAGAGGTTGTCAGTCCGGGAGCTTCAAAACCACGTCCTCAAAACGGAAGATACATATTATCATTACTTCAAAATGAGGGAAAAACAGTTTGAAATCATTGAACGGGTCCTTCCCATTGTGACGTCGCTGGATATTAATGTAGAACAGTCACAGATCATTGCAGACTTCATGGAGAAATTGAGCACAAATATACATCCCGGCAATACTGCTTATCTATACTTGAAAAAGCTGTATGATATGAAAATAACATTTGAAAGCATGGAACTGCCCAAAACAAGGGAAGAGTTTGAGGTCAGGGCCGCTTTATTTCAGTTTGTGAGGGAAATGGAACAATATTTATTGATTAAAAGCTCCTTTAAGGGAATCAGAAAGAAAAAAACGTATCGTCAAGAAGCAAGGGATGCAAACTAAAGGAAAACCAAAGTGGTGATCAGTTTGCGAATTCTTTTAGTTTTTCTTTTAGTAATGGGCTCCCCAATCTGGCCGATCGGCAGGAACCCCATTCAAGGAGACCCCTTCATCATCATAAATAAAAGGACTAATGAGCTCGCTTTTTATCATGAAGGCAACTTAAAGCTAAAAACGAAAGTAGCAACGGGAAAAACGAATGAATTGACGCCTGAAGGCCTTTTCACCGTTACGATAAAAGCGAAAGATCCTTATTACAGAAGGGGAAACATTCCAGGAGGAGACCCACGGAACCCATTAGGGTCCAGGTGGATCGGATTCGATGCCCGCGGTACGGATGGGAGGATATACGGACTGCATGGAACGAACCGCCCTTCGTCAATCGGCAAGTATATTTCAAATGGATGTGTACGGCTGCCAAAAAAGGCTGTCGAAGAATTATATGACATGGTCCCGCTTGGTACAAAGGTCTATATCACCAACAGCAAGGATAGTTTTAATAAAATCGCCAAAAGATTTGGCGCCATACCATAAAATCAGACGGTCAAAAATGAGTGGGATTCCAGTAGGGGAAATTTAACGGGCAGTCCCGATTGTGGGACTGCCCTAATTATAATTTATAGATAAATTGATGGACATTTCTTTCCGACTCACCCCCCGAGCCTCGGAAGTAATTCAACCTGCGTTAGGAATAAACAGAAAAAGACTGTAGGAAAACTTGAATCTTCAAATTTTCCTACAGTCTTATTTTTCCATTGAAGGGTATAAAGTTTCTTTGTTTCAAGAAAAAATTCAAGTTGTAATTTTCCCAGGTCTATACGCCTCTAGACAAGCTATCTCCGCTTCTCTGTTTAAAAGGCAGTTTTCTCAAGGATTGTTGTTGTAAAGAGTGCTTCTTGTAAATCATTCATCCTTCCGCGGAAATCAACCTTGCAAAGACTTTGATGAATAGCACCAAACTTTACGAAAAGAGCCTTTTATAAAAACATCGAGAGTCCGAATATCAATGTGGTTGCAATCATGGCCAATAGCATTAAATAGACGACTACTTTTTGGATCGTTTTGTTTCTCACGAATCTCTCTCCTCCTGCGGTTTCATCTTTCTATTATTTTATCGATTGAAAGGCGATCTGACAAGCATATCTCCATGTTGGAAATGAAAACGCTTGCGTAATTTGTCGGATTTAGCAGGATTTTTCTCCTCCTTTATGGAATATAGTATTAGTTTTGTCTATTTCTATCACCAAGGAGGATGACAGATGATCAAGAAGGTTGACCATATCGGAATAGCTGTTCGCTCTCTTCAGGAAACACTGCCATTTTATCAGGAAACACTGGGGTTGCCTCTCCTTAAAATAGAGGAGGTAGAGTCCGAGCGTGTCCGTGTAGCGTTTATTGATAGTGGAAATGTAAAACTAGAATTATTGGAGCCGACAGATTCCGGAAGCGCCATTGCGAAGTTTATCGAGAAAAAAGGGGAAGGAATCCATCATGTAGCATTTGGGGTCGATTCCATCCAGGAACGTATAGATGAATTGAAGGAAAATGGGATCCGCATGATACAGGATGCACCGAAATCAGGGGCAGGAGGAGCCCAGGTCGCATTCATGCATCCTAAATCTGCGAATGGCGTCCTTTATGAACTGTGCGAGAAACAAATGACATCGGGGGGAGAGGAACAATGACAGACATATATGAAAAAATCAATGAATTATATGACATGCGCCGCAAAGTGGAAATGGGCGGCGGTGATCAAAAGATAGAAAAACAGCACGAAAAAGGAAAACTCACGGCCCGTGAGCGGATCGATCTTTTAGTGGATCCTGGTTCTTTCGTTGAATTGAATCCTTTCATTCAACATCGATGCAATGATTTTGGACTCGATTCCGTGGAAGGTCCCGGAGACGGGGTCGTTACCGGATATGGAAAGGTGAATGGAAAACCTATTTACCTATTCTCCCAGGACTTTACTGTCTTTGGAGGTGCATTGGGCGAAATGCATGCGAAAAAGATTGCCCATGTAATGGACCTGGCAGCGAAAAATGGGGCACCATTCATCGGTCTGAATGATTCCGGAGGTGCTCGTATCCAGGAAGGCGTCGTTTCATTGGATGGATACGGCCATATTTTCTATAGGAACTCGATATATTCAGGCGTGATTCCTCAAATTTCAGTGATTATGGGTCCTTGTGCCGGAGGTGCAGTCTATTCCCCTGCCATCACTGATTTTGTCTTCATGGTTGATGAAACGAGCCAGATGTTCATCACAGGACCAAAGGTGATCGAGACTGTCACAGGAGAAAAAATAACTCCTGAAGATTTAGGCGGCTCAAAAGTACACAATTCCATCAGCGGCAATGCCCACTTCCGCGGGGGAAGTGAGGAAGAGGTACTTTCCATGGTAAGGGAACTTATTTCCTATCTTCCCCAAAGCAATGAGGAAAGGCCGCAGATTGCTGCTTTTGAAGATGAGGATCATTATCGTCCGGAACTGACGGACATCATCCCATTCGATGCCATCCGGCCATATGATGTGCGCAAAGTGATTGAGCATGTGGTTGATCATGGATCTTTCATGGAAATACAATCTGAATTTGCAAAGAATATCGTAATCGGACTTGCCCGAATCAAAGGGGAAGTGGTCGGCCTCGTGTGCAATCAGCCGAAATTCATGGCAGGCGGGCTTGATATCGACTCTTCCGATAAAGCATCGAGATTCATTCGTTTTTGTGATTCGTTCAATATACCGTTGGTTACCTTTGAAGATGTCACCGGCTTCTTTCCGGGGGTCAAACAGGAGCATGGAGGCATCATCCGCCATGGAGCCAAGATTTTATATGCCTACTCCGAGGCAACCGTTCCAAAAATCACGGTCATTTTGCGCAAAGCTTTTGGTGGAGCATATGTGGCATTGAATAGTAAATCGATCGGTGCAGACCTGGTCTATGCCTGGCCGAATGCCGAAATCGCCGTTATGGGGCCTCAAGGTGCGGCCAATATAATCTTTGCCAAGGAAATACAAGGCAGCGAGGACCCGGAAATGGTCCGCAGCCAAAAGATAGAAGAGTACCGAGAGAAATTTGCCAACCCGTATGTCGCTGCATCCAGGGGAATGGTCGACGATGTCATCGACCCAAGGGAGACGAGGATCAAATTGATCCAGGCACTCGAAATGATGAGGAATAAAAAAGAAACACGTCCTTCCAAGAAACATGGAAATATCCCGTTATAGATCAAAAGGGAGTTTATTTGTCCTTGCACCGTATTCACGGTATACTTATTTCGTGAATACATAATTGGAGGTTCATATTATGATAAATGAAGAACGAGTTCTAAATGAATTTCTTGAACTGGTACAAATTGATTCAGAGACTAAAAATGAAAGTGAAATTGCCAAGGTTTTAAAGAAAAAATTCGAGGACCTCGGCGTCGAAGTATTCGAAGATGATACGATGGAACAAACTGGACATGGTGCAGGAAATCTCATCTGCACGCTGAAGGGAAATAAAGATGGAGTCGATCCGATTTATTTTACTTCCCATATGGATACAGTGGTTCCCGGAAAAGGAATCAAGCCTTCCATTAAAGATGGATATGTTGTGACGGATGGAACGACCATATTGGGCGCGGATGATAAGGCTGGATTAGCCAGCATGTTCGAAGCTCTTCGCGTCTTGAAAGAAGAGAATATTGAACATGGAACGATCCAATTCATCATCACAGTCGGTGAAGAATCAGGGCTTGTCGGAGCTAAAGCACTTGATTCATCACTGGTGAAGGCGAAGTTTGGATTTGCACTTGACAGTGATGGGAAGGTCGGAAATATCATTGTCGCTGCTCCAACACAAGCGAAGCTGATGACAACGATCTTTGGAAAGACTGCAC
It contains:
- the mce gene encoding methylmalonyl-CoA epimerase — translated: MIKKVDHIGIAVRSLQETLPFYQETLGLPLLKIEEVESERVRVAFIDSGNVKLELLEPTDSGSAIAKFIEKKGEGIHHVAFGVDSIQERIDELKENGIRMIQDAPKSGAGGAQVAFMHPKSANGVLYELCEKQMTSGGEEQ
- a CDS encoding tripeptidase T, with amino-acid sequence MINEERVLNEFLELVQIDSETKNESEIAKVLKKKFEDLGVEVFEDDTMEQTGHGAGNLICTLKGNKDGVDPIYFTSHMDTVVPGKGIKPSIKDGYVVTDGTTILGADDKAGLASMFEALRVLKEENIEHGTIQFIITVGEESGLVGAKALDSSLVKAKFGFALDSDGKVGNIIVAAPTQAKLMTTIFGKTAHAGVAPEKGVSAITIASKAISRMPLGRIDEETTANIGRFEGGKATNIVCDRVDILAEARSLVPEKMEQQVAKMKEAFEQAAEELGGKAEVEVQVMYPGFKFGEGDHVVEIAKKAAAKIGRESNLLTSGGGSDANVIAGFGVPTVNLAVGYEEIHTTNERMPVEELTKLSEMVVAIVKEVAAS
- a CDS encoding acyl-CoA carboxylase subunit beta, producing MTDIYEKINELYDMRRKVEMGGGDQKIEKQHEKGKLTARERIDLLVDPGSFVELNPFIQHRCNDFGLDSVEGPGDGVVTGYGKVNGKPIYLFSQDFTVFGGALGEMHAKKIAHVMDLAAKNGAPFIGLNDSGGARIQEGVVSLDGYGHIFYRNSIYSGVIPQISVIMGPCAGGAVYSPAITDFVFMVDETSQMFITGPKVIETVTGEKITPEDLGGSKVHNSISGNAHFRGGSEEEVLSMVRELISYLPQSNEERPQIAAFEDEDHYRPELTDIIPFDAIRPYDVRKVIEHVVDHGSFMEIQSEFAKNIVIGLARIKGEVVGLVCNQPKFMAGGLDIDSSDKASRFIRFCDSFNIPLVTFEDVTGFFPGVKQEHGGIIRHGAKILYAYSEATVPKITVILRKAFGGAYVALNSKSIGADLVYAWPNAEIAVMGPQGAANIIFAKEIQGSEDPEMVRSQKIEEYREKFANPYVAASRGMVDDVIDPRETRIKLIQALEMMRNKKETRPSKKHGNIPL
- a CDS encoding amino acid ABC transporter permease, which codes for MTLDFQQLIPSIPFILKGIGVTLKIVLLAGVLGFLLGIILALFKISKLKVLAVIADVYTSIFRGTPLVLQLMLIFYGSPQIIGSQVEPYTAAVLSFALNSAAYISEIIRAGILAVDKGQQEAASALGISYKQMMKDIILPQALKNILPALMNEFITLTKESAIVTVIGVTDIMRRSYMVGSDLYSFFEPLLFAGLIYYLLVIILTILGKAVERRMRLSD
- a CDS encoding transporter substrate-binding domain-containing protein, translating into MKKLMAIIMISLLTVGMLSACGQKNGKSADDKKVLVMATSADYPPFEYVDTAKSDKIVGFDIDLANALAKKLGYKIKVEDKDFSGLITALKTKQADLVLSGMTPTEKRKKNVDFSDVYYEANDMLITKKDSNIKSVEDLKGGKVGAQLGSIQEDAAKDLQKKVNVQVETRNRIPELVQDVVNGRFQGAIIEDTVAKGYLKKDKQLTGMTLGSKDDEKGSAIAFPKGSPIKDKFNKALKEMKDNGELDKLVVKWFGGEQK
- a CDS encoding amino acid ABC transporter ATP-binding protein, giving the protein MIKVQGLTKSFGKNEVLKDIDVTIQDGEVVAVIGPSGSGKSTFLRCLNLLESASGGEIWVHEEKITDKKVDSQMLRKDIGMVFQHFHLFPHMTVLENITYAPIKVKGLKKEEAAVLAKDLLTKVGLIEKAEEYPNRLSGGQKQRVAIARALAMNPRIMLFDEPTSALDPEMVKEVLEVMKSLAHTGMTMVIVTHEMGFAKEVADRVLFLDQGKLVEDAAPSEFFSQPKSQRAQDFLQKVL
- a CDS encoding aromatic acid exporter family protein, translated to MFRIGYRTIKTAIGTVAAIMLAQWFDLHNFVSAGIITILCIQVTKKQSLQAAWSRFLACMLAMVFSSVFFEVLSYQPIVIGLLLLLFIPTTVMIKAKEGIVTSIVIILHIYSAGQVTIHSLLNEFFIIIIGIGVALIMNLYMPSAENKLMEYQEELEKKFQIMFSEIIRYLRTHQFDWDGKEITETAKLLDEAKRLSVRELQNHVLKTEDTYYHYFKMREKQFEIIERVLPIVTSLDINVEQSQIIADFMEKLSTNIHPGNTAYLYLKKLYDMKITFESMELPKTREEFEVRAALFQFVREMEQYLLIKSSFKGIRKKKTYRQEARDAN
- a CDS encoding L,D-transpeptidase, giving the protein MRILLVFLLVMGSPIWPIGRNPIQGDPFIIINKRTNELAFYHEGNLKLKTKVATGKTNELTPEGLFTVTIKAKDPYYRRGNIPGGDPRNPLGSRWIGFDARGTDGRIYGLHGTNRPSSIGKYISNGCVRLPKKAVEELYDMVPLGTKVYITNSKDSFNKIAKRFGAIP
- the prli42 gene encoding stressosome-associated protein Prli42 translates to MRNKTIQKVVVYLMLLAMIATTLIFGLSMFL